A DNA window from Drosophila sechellia strain sech25 chromosome X, ASM438219v1, whole genome shotgun sequence contains the following coding sequences:
- the LOC6620219 gene encoding uncharacterized protein LOC6620219: protein MSDTIATEKEGICPLSESKGQEIDTPVDQDSQKLEQDILETYITAPLKIVEPFEKFEKEKEEEDKEKDSPVRSSTSPEDLTEIEVISAKAKKSVSFNPNDEEIRKFTTGEPIVDQKNPFRNGNIANTREKKTPPPVPTKRSTLSVRKTVTQQLREREREREREKEREQQKNESNTRKSKINRSQPPTDDFVTTEEVLKQSKYVKTYIKNPDAYFVYDPTVLARLRLEELKETTGKLPKRKQTVKETRTGKQARHQNQNPNQNQKAQQLTKPPQLTFKKCSKPNYPELANLKIRTGTNSDPESSALFNPAEVTKNARKFDERVKKLQITSDDDLDDIDGPLTKSESSDELAASSSVPQSPDKPVAMSAPGDLPSPSPGTFTNTISSDEFQAYLDSKGLALMPRRELFSPTPTIARTSTPMQTAEERRQQVAESLAALRKSNTKKLNVLQRISNSIFPARRKTTPKSETPSPRSIFNDLEKDDYRRKADVPTEIRRVLLERQSPNCRRQNGHVQSPTVDSGIDKSARNCESNLQNRNGDTSLQRRNGDTNLQIRNGDNTTLQRRNGDNSLRRSTLERPGVNPRRQWPEAQQVGRINRSTSVDRSQFTHEQPALASPVASSTPVRGQNQWDQLRAIKEVTDRQLYHKLHQQQQLQAQPLQGQQQQHQQQQQQHTIRQRPNEDIYSQVIVHPDQTNFVRGSMQRNTFSGISGRSRPLMVYNGTPMRQQQMQQQPPRCQSVLDNMTPSAGNPGQQTPVVMRHRVANQGQTQQIPSRRIGGLLTREEILEKVKEFCRKSITRAPEAKTPLQPIYKRHLTPPNADVSPVSYASVDDQCARPQVPQRVQSLPVAQGRYVTSGMSVDGQSPIYAHVSKRNSLLSNVSEQYLSNQQLGTLTRPVPLNQLVLVDTGEGVQVAQLVDYLPYVRPAPTQGYMMQDGRATPLILDQSAQQTSQIYWTPQYRQRISHPVPAPRFMKGQAMPTSRNSTISRHMEERMGNASDWELSSEAGEVRRIMEKQL, encoded by the exons ATGTCTGACACCATTGCAACCGAAAAAGAAGGAATCTGTCCTCTAAGCGAATCAAAGGGTCAGGAAATCGATACACCAGTTGACCAAGATTCCCAGAAATTGGAGCAAGATATCTTGGAGACCTACATAACAGCACCTCTAAAAATCGTTGAGCCCTTCGAGAAGTTCGAGAAGGAAAAGGAGGAGGAAGACAAAGAGAAGGATAGCCCGGTAAGGAGCTCCACAAGTCCGGAGGATCTCACCGAGATCGAAGTCATTAGTGCCAAGGCTAAGAAATCGGTTAGCTTCAATCCCAACGACGAAGAGATTCGAAAATTCACCACCGGTGAACCGATTGTGGATCAAAAGAATCCATTCCGCAATGGTAACATAGCCAACACGCGGGAGAAGAAGACACCGCCTCCGGTGCCAACGAAACGATCGACCCTAAGTGTTCGCAAAACCGTGACCCAGCAACTTAGGGAACGTGAACGAGAACGGGAGCGCGAAAAGGAGCGGGAGCAGCAGAAGAACGAGTCCAACACTCGAAAAAGTAAGATTAATCGATCCCAGCCGCCGACGGATGACTTTGTGACCACTGAGGAGGTGCTCAAGCAATCCAAGTACGTGAAAACGTACATCAAGAACCCGGATGCGTACTTTGTCTATGATCCCACGGTGCTGGCACGTCTCAGGCTAGAGGAACTCAAGGAGACAACGGGCAAGTTGCCCAAGAGGAAACAGACGGTGAAGGAAACGAGAACGGGCAAACAGGCCCGccatcagaatcagaatccgAACCAGAACCAGAAGGCTCAGCAGTTAACGAAACCCCCGCAGCTCACATTCAAGAAGTGCTCGAAGCCAAACTACCCGGAGTTGGCCAACTTAAAAATCCGAACCGGTACCAATTCCGATCCAGAGAGCAGTGCCTTATTCAATCCCGCTGAGGTAACGAAAAATGCTCGCAAATTTGACGAGAGGGTAAAGAAGCTACAGATCACCTCGGATGATGATCTAGACGATATCGATGGACCATTGACGAAGAGCGAGTCCAGTGACGAGTTGGCGGCCAGTTCCTCTGTGCCACAAAGTCCGGACAAGCCGGTGGCTATGAGTGCGCCGGGGGATTTACCCTCGCCCTCACCGGGCACATTCACCAACACCATAAGCTCCGATGAGTTCCAAGCTTATCTGGACTCGAAGGGTCTGGCTCTAATGCCCAGGCGGGAGCTATTCTCACCGACACCCACAATCGCCAGGACTTCGACGCCAATGCAAACGGCAGAGGAGCGACGGCAACAGGTGGCTGAGTCACTGGCGGCTCTGCGCAAAAGCAACACCAAGAAGTTAAACGTACTCCAGCGTATCTCAAACAGTATATTTCCAGCTAGACGAAAAACCACTCCCAAGTCGGAAACTCCTTCGCCGCGGAGCATCTTCAACGATTTGGAGAAGGATGACTATCGTCGCAAGGCGGATGTCCCCACTGAGATACGTCGTGTTCTATTGGAACGTCAGAGTCCTAACTGTCGTCGCCAAAATGGTCACGTTCAATCTCCGACCGTTGATTCTGGTATCGATAAAAGTGCCAGAAATTGTGAAAGCAATTTGCAGAACAGAAACGGTGACACAAGTTTACAAAGGAGAAATGGTGACACCAATTTGCAGATAAGAAACGGTGACAACACAACTTTGCAGCGACGAAACGGTGACAACAGCTTGCGAAGATCAACACTGGAGCGACCAGGTGTGAATCCCAGACGTCAGTGGCCAGAAGCACAGCAGGTGGGGCGAATAAACCGCTCCACTTCAGTGGACCGCAGCCAATTCACCCACGAACAGCCTGCTCTCGCAAGTCCTGTGGCCTCATCGACGCCAGTGCGTGGCCAAAACCAATGGGACCAATTGCGGGCCATCAAAGAGGTGACGGATCGCCAGCTTTACCACAAGcttcatcagcagcagcaactgcaggcACAACCACTCCagggacaacaacaacaacatcaacaacagcagcagcagcacacaaTCAGACAACGACCGAATGAGGATATCTACTCCCAGGTGATAGTCCATCCCGACCAAACCAACTTTGTTCGCGGCTCAATGCAGCGTAACACCTTCTCGGGAATCAGCGGTCGCAGCAGGCCACTAATGGTTTATAATGGTACGCCGATGAGGCAGCAACAAATGCAGCAACAGCCGCCACGATGTCAGAGTGTCCTGGACAACATGACGCCAAGTGCTGGAAATCCAGGCCAACAGACACCAGTGGTAATGCGGCATAGGGTGGCGAACCAGGGCCAAACGCAACAGATACCATCTCGTCGCATCGGTGGACTTCTCACGCGCGAGGAGATTCTCGAAAAGGTCAAGGAGTTTTGCCGCAAGAGCATTACCCGAGCACCGGAAGCCAAGACGCCACTGCAGCCCATCTATAAGCGACATCTAACGCCGCCCAACGCCGATGTCTCGCCCGTGTCATACGCCTCCGTCGATGATCAATG TGCTCGACCACAGGTGCCACAGCGTGTCCAGAGTTTACCCGTCGCCCAGGGGCGCTATGTTACCAGCGGCATGTCAGTCGACGGGCAGTCACCCATTTACGCTCATGTCAGCAAGCGAAACAGTTTGCTTTCTAATGTCTCCGAACAGTATTTATCTAACCAGCAACTTGGAACACTGACCAGGCCGGTGCCTCTGAACCAGTTGGTACTGGTGGATACGGGCGAGGGTGTTCAGGTGGCCCAGCTTGTAGACTATCTTCCCTATGTTCGACCAGCGCCCACCCAGGGCTATATGATGCAGGATGGCAGGGCCACTCCACTCATCCTGGACCAATCGGCCCAGCAGACTAGCCAGATTTACTGGACACCGCAGTATCGTCAGCGGATCTCTCATCCGGTGCCAGCGCCCCGTTTTATGAAGGGTCAAGCCATGCCCACATCGAGAAACAGCACCATAAGTCGACATATGGAGGAGAGGATGGGTAACGCATCCGACTGGGAACTCAGCTCGGAAGCTGGGGAAGTGAGGCGCATAAtggaaaaacaattataa